A single window of Bradyrhizobium daqingense DNA harbors:
- the napE gene encoding periplasmic nitrate reductase, NapE protein has translation MSAPDDTTSRVRRKRMEIFAFLFLTAVVMPVLAVGTVGSYGLGVWIYQMFAGPPGPPLPH, from the coding sequence ATGTCGGCCCCTGACGACACGACTTCGCGCGTGCGCCGCAAGCGCATGGAGATCTTCGCCTTCTTGTTCCTCACCGCGGTCGTGATGCCCGTGCTCGCGGTTGGAACCGTCGGCTCTTATGGGCTCGGCGTCTGGATCTACCAGATGTTTGCCGGCCCGCCTGGCCCGCCACTCCCGCATTGA